The following are encoded in a window of Euwallacea fornicatus isolate EFF26 chromosome 21, ASM4011564v1, whole genome shotgun sequence genomic DNA:
- the LOC136346013 gene encoding probable phosphorylase b kinase regulatory subunit alpha isoform X8: MRSRSNSGVRLDYYQRIVHKIIMSKQNPVTGLFPLNDHNNHAWIRNNVYCIMSVWGLAMAYKKMADQDEDRAKTYELEQACVKLMRGLLMAMMQQKDKVERFKQTQNPLDSLHAKYCSETGQIVVGDNEWGHLQIDAISLYLLVLAQMTASGLQIVFNLDEVSFIQNLVFYIECAYCTPDYGIWERGDKSNHGLPELNASSIGMAKAALEAMNELDLFGARGGPYSVIHVLTDEAQKCQAVLQSMLPRESGSKEIDSGLLSVISFPAFAVDDPNVINMTKESIIEKLLGKYGCKRFLRDGYKTPKEDPRRLYYEPWELRMFENIECEWPMFYCYLIIDALFAGDNEAAEEYTERLEEVMIKTEDGMKLVPELYAVPAELVAAEYKEPGSQYRIPLGQSPFLWAQSLYIIGKLLQEKFLAPGELDPLNRRLCAEKKPDVVVQVVILAEDIEIKNKLAEHDIMVQTVAEVAPIEVQPARVLSHLYTYLGRNKKLGLTGRKSKDVGILSTSKLYSLGDRIFAFTPQFTDLSHNYIASDYELMIDICKSEINFLKSSWQNMLGRPLVTILCRRFQLENGKIPLAMITTMKKLKSGYINGTRVTLGHLSEFLSTSSITNLSFLGCHEDGIPDKLNPQVYHYLEEHLQKSLSHKSSLLTSPTPRSRNRHLLKRRMSVRGAVKKTRSINVDALNTWIRSPSGSKNSPSAETLGMESNATLERRGSIFFSADAVDAADSKSERTSNVSSPEKKSEVQVSNVPKHRTQSESQHYADTEVDELFAMLRESDSLDEQGDILQFLVASKGLDSNTDMLENGRVVTVRDLLKGLYEKACQQKMWGLVRHTAGMLGKRVEDLAKSVTDLLVRQKQITVGMPPNNEHTITAPLPESELRLLIHEAYGQDDSTAMLTQELLVYLAMFIRTEPQLFMEMLRLRIGLIIQVMATELSRTLICDGDEASEHLLNLSPFEMKNLLYHIISGKEFAISSVGRGNFSIVSNKSSRISKKSHISLSADAAVDDLIEPDRQGQWLRRRRLDGALNRVPRDFYPRVWNVLERLL, from the exons ATGCGCAGCCGAAGTAATTCCGGTGTTCGGCTGGATTATTACCAGCGAATTGTTCATAAGATCATAATGTCCAAGCAGAACCCCGTAACGGGCCTGTTTCCCTTGAATGATCACAACAATCACGCGTGGATCAGAAATAATGTGTATTGCATAATGTCGGTGTGGGGCCTTGCCATGGCATATAAAAAGATGGCAGATCAAGATGAGGATAGAGCCAAAACTTATGAACTTGAACAAGCTTGTGTTAAGCTTATGAGGGGGCTTTTAATGGCCATGATGCAACAGAAAGATAAAGTGGAGAG atttaaacAAACCCAAAATCCTTTAGATTCATTGCATGCGAAGTATTGTTCTGAAACAGGTCAAATTGTAGTTGGTGATAATGAATGGGGCCATCTACAAATTGATGCAATTTCCttatatttattagttttggcTCAAATGACTGCATCTGGATTGCAa attgtatttaatttagatGAAGTTTCTTTTATACAAAATCTGGTATTTTACATTGAATGTGCATATTGCACTCCAGATTATGGAATATGGGAAAGGGGGGATAAATCTAACCATGGCCTTCCAGAGCTGAATGCAAGCTCAATTGGCATGGCCAAAGCTGCATTAGAAGCCATGAATGAGTTAGATTTATTTGGAGCTAGGGGGGGCCCTTATAGTGTTATACATGTACTGACTGATGAAGCTCAGAAATGTCAAGCTGTTTTACAG tcaatgTTGCCAAGGGAGTCAGGCTCTAAGGAAATAGACAGCGGTTTGCTTTCAGTAATTAGTTTTCCAGCTTTTGCAGTTGATGATCCTAATGTTATTAATATGACAAAGGAATCTATTATTGAGAAATTGTTAGGGAAATATGGATGCAAACGATTTTTAAGAGATGGTTATAAAACTCCCAAAGAG GACCCAAGAAGACTATATTATGAGCCTTGGGAACTTAGGATGTTTGAGAATATTGAATGTGAATGGCCAATGTTTTACtgttatttaataattgatGCTTTATTTGCCGGCGATAATGAAGCCGCAGAGGAATACACTGAACGTCTAGAGGAG GTAATGATAAAGACTGAAGATGGAATGAAACTTGTACCTGAATTATACGCGGTACCTGCTGAATTAGTGGCCGCTGAATATAAAGAACCGGGCTCACAATATAGAATTCCTTTAGGACAAAGTCCTTTTTTGTGGGCCCAGTCATTATACATAATTGGAAAGTTATTACAAGAG aaatttttagcTCCAGGTGAACTTGACCCTCTCAATCGACGTCTTTGTGCGGAGAAGAAACCAGACGTAGTGGTACAAGTCGTTATTTTAGCTGAAgatatcgaaattaaaaataaactcgCAGAGCACGATATTATGGTGCAAACTGTGGCCGAAGTTGCTCCTATAGAG GTACAACCAGCACGAGTTTTATCCCATCTTTATACTTACTTGGGGAGAAACAAGAAGTTGGGATTAACTGGGAGAAAATCAAAGGATGTAGGGATCTTGAGTACAAGTAAATTATATTCGCTTGGAGATAGAATTTTCGCCTTCACTCCTCAG ttTACGGACTTATCGCACAATTACATCGCATCCGATTACGAACTAATGATAGATATTTGCAAGAGcgagattaattttttgaaatcgagCTGGCAAAATATGCTCGGTCGGCCTCTCGTCACAATTTTGTGTAGGAGATTCCAACTAG AAAACGGGAAAATCCCATTAGCAATGATCAccacaatgaaaaaactcaaatcTGGCTACATAAACGGCACTCGGGTTACTTTAGGACATTTAAGTGAATTCTTGAGCACCAGTTCTATAACGAACTTGAGTTTTTTGGGGTGCCACGAAGATGGAATCCCTGATA AGCTTAATCCTCAAGTGTACCATTACCTAGAAGAGCATTTGCAGAAGTCATTGTCTCATAAATCATCACTACTGACATCACCCACCCCCAGAAGCAGGAATCGGCATTTGTTAAAGCGAAGAATGTCAGTTAGGGGCGCGGTCAAGAAAACGCGTTCCATTAATGTCGATG CCCTGAACACTTGGATACGAAGTCCGTCGGGTTCAAAAAATAGTCCTTCAG CTGAAACATTAGGCATGGAGAGTAATGCCACTCTGGAAAGACGCGGgtctatatttttttcagcCGACGCCGTGGACGCTGCTGACTCCAAATCAGAGCGAACATCCAACGTTTCATCTCCGGAAAAAAAGAGCGAAGTGCAGGTTTCAAATGTTCCAAAGCACCGGACTCAAAGCGAAAGCCAGCACTACGCCGATACAGAG GTTGATGAGCTCTTTGCAATGCTTCGAGAGTCTGACTCGTTAGATGAACAGGGCGACatccttcaatttttagtaGCTTCAAAGGGCCTGGATTCTAACACTGACATGTTAGAAAACGGTCGAGTTGTGACGGTTAGGGACTTACTGAAGG GACTCTATGAGAAAGCTTGCCAACAGAAAATGTGGGGTCTGGTGCGACACACTGCAGGCATGCTGGGAAAAAGAGTGGAAGACTTGGCTAAGTCGGTGACTGATCTGTTAGTGAGGCAAAAGCAGATTACTGTGGGAATGCCTCCAAATAATGAGCATACTATTACCGCTCCTTTGCCCGAGAGTGAATTGAG ATTATTGATTCACGAGGCGTATGGTCAGGACGACAGTACAGCAATGCTAACCCAGGAATTATTGGTTTATCTCGCCATGTTCATTCGTACGGAACCTCAATTGTTTATGGAGATGCTCCGATTGAGGATTGGATTGATCATTCAAGTAATGGCCACTGAACTTTCCAGAACGCTTATTTGCGATGGAGATGAGGCCTCGGAGCACTTGCTCAATCTGAGCCCCTTTGAGATGAAAAACTTGTTGTATCATATAATTAGCGGAAAAGAATTCGCCATTAGTAGCG TGGGAAGGGGTAATTTTTCGATTGTCAGCAACAAATCCAGTCGCATTAGCAAG aaaagtcacataagtctATCGGCTGATGCAGCTGTTGATGATTTGATTGAGCCTGACAGACAAGGTCAATGGTTGCGTCGACGAAGACTTGATGGGGCTCTGAATAGAGTGCCTAGAGATTTTTATCCCAGGGTGTGGAACGTCCTTGAACGT ctcctttaa
- the LOC136346013 gene encoding probable phosphorylase b kinase regulatory subunit alpha isoform X7 yields the protein MRSRSNSGVRLDYYQRIVHKIIMSKQNPVTGLFPLNDHNNHAWIRNNVYCIMSVWGLAMAYKKMADQDEDRAKTYELEQACVKLMRGLLMAMMQQKDKVERFKQTQNPLDSLHAKYCSETGQIVVGDNEWGHLQIDAISLYLLVLAQMTASGLQIVFNLDEVSFIQNLVFYIECAYCTPDYGIWERGDKSNHGLPELNASSIGMAKAALEAMNELDLFGARGGPYSVIHVLTDEAQKCQAVLQSMLPRESGSKEIDSGLLSVISFPAFAVDDPNVINMTKESIIEKLLGKYGCKRFLRDGYKTPKEDPRRLYYEPWELRMFENIECEWPMFYCYLIIDALFAGDNEAAEEYTERLEEVMIKTEDGMKLVPELYAVPAELVAAEYKEPGSQYRIPLGQSPFLWAQSLYIIGKLLQEKFLAPGELDPLNRRLCAEKKPDVVVQVVILAEDIEIKNKLAEHDIMVQTVAEVAPIEVQPARVLSHLYTYLGRNKKLGLTGRKSKDVGILSTSKLYSLGDRIFAFTPQFTDLSHNYIASDYELMIDICKSEINFLKSSWQNMLGRPLVTILCRRFQLENGKIPLAMITTMKKLKSGYINGTRVTLGHLSEFLSTSSITNLSFLGCHEDGIPDKLNPQVYHYLEEHLQKSLSHKSSLLTSPTPRSRNRHLLKRRMSVRGAVKKTRSINVDALNTWIRSPSGSKNSPSAETLGMESNATLERRGSIFFSADAVDAADSKSERTSNVSSPEKKSEVQVSNVPKHRTQSESQHYADTEVDELFAMLRESDSLDEQGDILQFLVASKGLDSNTDMLENGRVVTVRDLLKGLYEKACQQKMWGLVRHTAGMLGKRVEDLAKSVTDLLVRQKQITVGMPPNNEHTITAPLPESELRLLIHEAYGQDDSTAMLTQELLVYLAMFIRTEPQLFMEMLRLRIGLIIQVMATELSRTLICDGDEASEHLLNLSPFEMKNLLYHIISGKEFAISSVGRGNFSIVSNKSSRISKKSHISLSADAAVDDLIEPDRQGQWLRRRRLDGALNRVPRDFYPRVWNVLERVRCFH from the exons ATGCGCAGCCGAAGTAATTCCGGTGTTCGGCTGGATTATTACCAGCGAATTGTTCATAAGATCATAATGTCCAAGCAGAACCCCGTAACGGGCCTGTTTCCCTTGAATGATCACAACAATCACGCGTGGATCAGAAATAATGTGTATTGCATAATGTCGGTGTGGGGCCTTGCCATGGCATATAAAAAGATGGCAGATCAAGATGAGGATAGAGCCAAAACTTATGAACTTGAACAAGCTTGTGTTAAGCTTATGAGGGGGCTTTTAATGGCCATGATGCAACAGAAAGATAAAGTGGAGAG atttaaacAAACCCAAAATCCTTTAGATTCATTGCATGCGAAGTATTGTTCTGAAACAGGTCAAATTGTAGTTGGTGATAATGAATGGGGCCATCTACAAATTGATGCAATTTCCttatatttattagttttggcTCAAATGACTGCATCTGGATTGCAa attgtatttaatttagatGAAGTTTCTTTTATACAAAATCTGGTATTTTACATTGAATGTGCATATTGCACTCCAGATTATGGAATATGGGAAAGGGGGGATAAATCTAACCATGGCCTTCCAGAGCTGAATGCAAGCTCAATTGGCATGGCCAAAGCTGCATTAGAAGCCATGAATGAGTTAGATTTATTTGGAGCTAGGGGGGGCCCTTATAGTGTTATACATGTACTGACTGATGAAGCTCAGAAATGTCAAGCTGTTTTACAG tcaatgTTGCCAAGGGAGTCAGGCTCTAAGGAAATAGACAGCGGTTTGCTTTCAGTAATTAGTTTTCCAGCTTTTGCAGTTGATGATCCTAATGTTATTAATATGACAAAGGAATCTATTATTGAGAAATTGTTAGGGAAATATGGATGCAAACGATTTTTAAGAGATGGTTATAAAACTCCCAAAGAG GACCCAAGAAGACTATATTATGAGCCTTGGGAACTTAGGATGTTTGAGAATATTGAATGTGAATGGCCAATGTTTTACtgttatttaataattgatGCTTTATTTGCCGGCGATAATGAAGCCGCAGAGGAATACACTGAACGTCTAGAGGAG GTAATGATAAAGACTGAAGATGGAATGAAACTTGTACCTGAATTATACGCGGTACCTGCTGAATTAGTGGCCGCTGAATATAAAGAACCGGGCTCACAATATAGAATTCCTTTAGGACAAAGTCCTTTTTTGTGGGCCCAGTCATTATACATAATTGGAAAGTTATTACAAGAG aaatttttagcTCCAGGTGAACTTGACCCTCTCAATCGACGTCTTTGTGCGGAGAAGAAACCAGACGTAGTGGTACAAGTCGTTATTTTAGCTGAAgatatcgaaattaaaaataaactcgCAGAGCACGATATTATGGTGCAAACTGTGGCCGAAGTTGCTCCTATAGAG GTACAACCAGCACGAGTTTTATCCCATCTTTATACTTACTTGGGGAGAAACAAGAAGTTGGGATTAACTGGGAGAAAATCAAAGGATGTAGGGATCTTGAGTACAAGTAAATTATATTCGCTTGGAGATAGAATTTTCGCCTTCACTCCTCAG ttTACGGACTTATCGCACAATTACATCGCATCCGATTACGAACTAATGATAGATATTTGCAAGAGcgagattaattttttgaaatcgagCTGGCAAAATATGCTCGGTCGGCCTCTCGTCACAATTTTGTGTAGGAGATTCCAACTAG AAAACGGGAAAATCCCATTAGCAATGATCAccacaatgaaaaaactcaaatcTGGCTACATAAACGGCACTCGGGTTACTTTAGGACATTTAAGTGAATTCTTGAGCACCAGTTCTATAACGAACTTGAGTTTTTTGGGGTGCCACGAAGATGGAATCCCTGATA AGCTTAATCCTCAAGTGTACCATTACCTAGAAGAGCATTTGCAGAAGTCATTGTCTCATAAATCATCACTACTGACATCACCCACCCCCAGAAGCAGGAATCGGCATTTGTTAAAGCGAAGAATGTCAGTTAGGGGCGCGGTCAAGAAAACGCGTTCCATTAATGTCGATG CCCTGAACACTTGGATACGAAGTCCGTCGGGTTCAAAAAATAGTCCTTCAG CTGAAACATTAGGCATGGAGAGTAATGCCACTCTGGAAAGACGCGGgtctatatttttttcagcCGACGCCGTGGACGCTGCTGACTCCAAATCAGAGCGAACATCCAACGTTTCATCTCCGGAAAAAAAGAGCGAAGTGCAGGTTTCAAATGTTCCAAAGCACCGGACTCAAAGCGAAAGCCAGCACTACGCCGATACAGAG GTTGATGAGCTCTTTGCAATGCTTCGAGAGTCTGACTCGTTAGATGAACAGGGCGACatccttcaatttttagtaGCTTCAAAGGGCCTGGATTCTAACACTGACATGTTAGAAAACGGTCGAGTTGTGACGGTTAGGGACTTACTGAAGG GACTCTATGAGAAAGCTTGCCAACAGAAAATGTGGGGTCTGGTGCGACACACTGCAGGCATGCTGGGAAAAAGAGTGGAAGACTTGGCTAAGTCGGTGACTGATCTGTTAGTGAGGCAAAAGCAGATTACTGTGGGAATGCCTCCAAATAATGAGCATACTATTACCGCTCCTTTGCCCGAGAGTGAATTGAG ATTATTGATTCACGAGGCGTATGGTCAGGACGACAGTACAGCAATGCTAACCCAGGAATTATTGGTTTATCTCGCCATGTTCATTCGTACGGAACCTCAATTGTTTATGGAGATGCTCCGATTGAGGATTGGATTGATCATTCAAGTAATGGCCACTGAACTTTCCAGAACGCTTATTTGCGATGGAGATGAGGCCTCGGAGCACTTGCTCAATCTGAGCCCCTTTGAGATGAAAAACTTGTTGTATCATATAATTAGCGGAAAAGAATTCGCCATTAGTAGCG TGGGAAGGGGTAATTTTTCGATTGTCAGCAACAAATCCAGTCGCATTAGCAAG aaaagtcacataagtctATCGGCTGATGCAGCTGTTGATGATTTGATTGAGCCTGACAGACAAGGTCAATGGTTGCGTCGACGAAGACTTGATGGGGCTCTGAATAGAGTGCCTAGAGATTTTTATCCCAGGGTGTGGAACGTCCTTGAACGT GTCAGGTGTTTTCATTGA